Proteins encoded together in one Solanum lycopersicum chromosome 7, SLM_r2.1 window:
- the JA2L gene encoding NAC domain-containing protein JA2L (The RefSeq protein has 1 substitution compared to this genomic sequence) has protein sequence MGVQEMDPLTQLSLPPGFRFYPTDEELLVQYLCRKVAGHDFSLQIIAEIDLYKFDPWVLPSKAIFGEKEWYFFSPRDRKYPNGSRPNRVAGSGYWKATGTDKVITTDGRKVGIKKALVFYIGKAPKGTKTNWIMHEYRLSEPTTKTGSSRLDDWVLCRIYKKNSGGQKSSCSDLQNKDISHASSSSSSSQFDDMLESLPAIEDRYFSLPRVNSIRNFQQNDKINLQQLSSGNFDWAAMAGLNSFPELRTGNQVPTPGNQTPVLINTNQYHNHNDNLNNFNEFFANSTALNFHGEVKFEGGVDQEVESSVRAQRLNSVNPGFFQENSTGFSSSYTNSVPDPFGIRYPTQTVNMGFTG, from the exons atgggTGTTCAGGAAATGGATCCTCTTACACAGCTAAGCTTACCACCCGGGTTCCGGTTTTACCCGACTGATGAAGAACTTTTAGTTCAATATTTATGCCGTAAAGTTGCTGGTCATGATTTTTCTCTGCAAATTATTGCTGAAATTGATTTGTACAAATTCGATCCATGGGTTCTTCCAa GTAAGGCGATTTTCGGAGAAAAAGAATGGTATTTCTTCAGTCCAAGAGATCGGAAGTATCCGAATGGATCTAGACCAAACAGAGTAGCTGGGTCTGGTTATTGGAAAGCAACTGGAACTGATAAAGTTATTACTACAGACGGTAGAAAAGTCGGAATCAAAAAGGCTTTAGTGTTTTACATTGGTAAAGCACCTAAAGGAACTAAAACAAATTGGATTATGCACGAATACAGGCTCAGTGAACCTACAACGAAAACTGGAAGTTCAAGG CTCGACGATTGGGTTCTATGTAGGATTTATAAGAAGAATTCAGGTGGACAAAAATCGAGTTGTTCTGATTTACAGAACAAGGATATAAGTCATGcttcatcatcgtcatcatcatctcAGTTTGATGATATGCTGGAATCTCTACCGGCAATTGAAGATCGTTATTTCTCATTGCCGAGGGTGAATTCTATAAGGAACTTTCAACAAAATGACAAGACCAATCTTCAACAATTGAGCTCTGGGAACTTCGATTGGGCTGCTATGGCGGGATTAAACTCATTCCCGGAATTACGTACCGGAAATCAAGTTCCAACGCCGGGAAATCAAACTCCGGTGCTGATAAACACCAATCAGTATCACAATCACAACGACAATTTGAATAATTTCAACGAATTTTTCGCCAATTCAACGGCGTTAAATTTTCACGGTGAAGTTAAGTTTGAAGGAGGAGTTGATCAAGAAGTAGAAAGCAGTGTTAGAGCTCAACGACTTAACAGCGTTAACCCGGGTTTCTTCCAAGAGAACTCAACCGGGTTTTCAAGTTCTTATACAAACTCGGTACCCGACCCATTTGGGATTCGGTACCCGACCCAAACAGTAAATATGGGTTTTACTGGGTAA